A region from the uncultured Macellibacteroides sp. genome encodes:
- a CDS encoding MATE family efflux transporter codes for MKLSNRLPANYRQHYLHTLKLGIPIMLGQLGIILVGFADNIMVGQHSADELAAASFVNNFFNLAFIFGMGFAYGLTPIIGELFAKRDFDKSAETFKNSIVINLIIGVLISLCMLILLLNIGVLNQPEELMPYIIPYYVLNLISILFVMLFNSFKQFSDGTTDTMTPMWIMLGTNLLNIIGNYILIYGKLGAPELGLTGAGISTLISRIAAVIIFACIFAQHSRFKKFRIGFKTGKINKQTISWLVRMGFPVALQLGVETASFSLSVIMMGWLGKTALAAHQVVGVVTTLGFMVYYGIAAAITIRVSNFRGQDDWKNVRHASFAGLHLILATALLVVFFLFAVRNSIGYLFTSDIAIVELAALLMYPVIIYQFGDGLQILFANALRGIADVRYMAWMAFVCHFCIALPIGYICGFVFKWGAIGVWCGFPLSLTLLGIILWTRFNKLTKGRAR; via the coding sequence TTGAAATTATCAAATAGGCTGCCTGCAAACTACAGGCAGCATTATTTACATACTTTAAAGCTTGGAATCCCCATCATGCTAGGGCAGTTGGGGATTATTCTTGTAGGATTTGCAGACAATATCATGGTTGGGCAACACAGCGCTGACGAATTGGCTGCTGCATCGTTTGTAAACAATTTCTTTAATCTTGCCTTTATCTTTGGAATGGGATTCGCTTACGGCCTCACTCCTATTATTGGCGAACTGTTTGCAAAAAGGGATTTTGATAAATCGGCCGAAACTTTCAAGAACAGTATTGTAATCAACTTGATTATCGGAGTGCTTATAAGCCTTTGCATGCTTATTCTGCTACTGAATATCGGTGTATTGAACCAACCAGAAGAGCTGATGCCTTACATTATCCCCTATTATGTATTGAATCTGATCTCTATTCTGTTTGTTATGTTGTTCAATTCCTTTAAACAGTTCAGCGATGGTACAACCGATACGATGACCCCCATGTGGATTATGCTCGGGACAAATCTACTGAACATCATAGGAAACTACATCCTGATTTACGGAAAACTGGGAGCGCCTGAACTGGGACTAACCGGGGCAGGTATTTCGACACTTATAAGCCGTATCGCAGCGGTTATTATTTTTGCATGCATCTTTGCGCAACATTCACGGTTCAAAAAATTTAGAATAGGTTTTAAAACCGGGAAGATAAACAAACAGACTATTTCCTGGCTGGTGAGAATGGGGTTTCCTGTGGCTTTACAGTTGGGCGTGGAAACAGCCTCTTTCAGTTTAAGTGTAATAATGATGGGATGGCTTGGCAAAACGGCTTTGGCGGCTCATCAGGTGGTTGGGGTTGTTACTACCCTCGGATTTATGGTCTATTATGGGATTGCGGCAGCCATAACCATCAGAGTCAGTAATTTCAGAGGACAGGACGACTGGAAGAATGTACGACACGCATCCTTTGCCGGGCTACATTTAATACTTGCTACTGCCTTACTGGTGGTTTTCTTTTTGTTTGCGGTTCGTAACTCAATCGGATACCTTTTTACTTCGGATATAGCTATTGTGGAACTTGCCGCGCTATTGATGTATCCTGTTATAATTTATCAGTTTGGAGATGGACTTCAAATACTTTTTGCCAATGCTTTACGCGGTATAGCTGATGTCAGGTATATGGCATGGATGGCCTTTGTGTGTCACTTTTGTATTGCATTGCCCATCGGATATATTTGTGGGTTTGTTTTCAAATGGGGAGCCATTGGCGTATGGTGTGGCTTTCCTTTGAGTTTAACATTACTGGGAATTATTCTCTGGACTCGCTTCAACAAACTTACCAAGGGGAGAGCAAGATAA
- a CDS encoding RluA family pseudouridine synthase: MEVIYEDNHLIAVNKTCREIVQGDKTGDTPLSDMLKVWIKEKYCKPGNVFVGVAHRLDRPVSGLVLFAKTSKALARLNEMFRTGEIKKTYWAIVKNCPPTEEGTLEHWLVRNEKQNKSYAYAEEKPEAKKAILHYKLLAKSDNYYLLEIDLKTGRHHQIRCQLAKMGCPIKGDLKYGSERSNKDGGISLHARKAQFIHPVSKQPIEIIAAVPDDSLWKGITASLSD, from the coding sequence ATGGAAGTAATTTACGAAGATAATCATCTGATTGCTGTAAATAAAACCTGTCGGGAAATCGTTCAGGGAGATAAAACCGGGGATACACCTCTTTCTGACATGCTTAAAGTATGGATTAAAGAAAAGTATTGTAAACCTGGAAATGTCTTCGTGGGTGTTGCTCATCGGTTGGATCGTCCGGTGTCGGGGTTGGTGCTGTTTGCTAAAACAAGCAAGGCGCTTGCCAGGCTAAACGAAATGTTTCGAACCGGCGAAATAAAGAAGACCTATTGGGCTATTGTTAAAAATTGTCCCCCAACCGAAGAGGGTACATTGGAACATTGGTTAGTAAGGAACGAAAAGCAAAATAAAAGTTATGCTTATGCCGAAGAGAAACCAGAAGCTAAGAAGGCTATTTTGCATTACAAGCTCCTTGCTAAATCGGATAATTACTACTTGTTGGAGATTGATTTAAAAACCGGTCGCCATCACCAGATAAGGTGTCAGTTGGCTAAGATGGGTTGCCCGATTAAAGGCGATTTGAAATATGGATCCGAACGATCAAATAAGGATGGAGGAATAAGTCTTCACGCCAGAAAGGCACAATTTATTCATCCGGTATCCAAGCAACCTATTGAGATTATTGCAGCTGTTCCCGATGATTCGCTTTGGAAAGGTATTACAGCATCATTATCAGATTAA
- the fabG gene encoding 3-oxoacyl-[acyl-carrier-protein] reductase has product MKLLEGKVAIVTGAARGIGKAIALKFAAEGASIAFTDLVIDENVLATEKEIAALGVKVKGYASNAANFEDTHNVVAEIVKDFGRVDVLVNNAGITRDGLMMRMTEQQWDMVINVNLKSAFNFVHAITPVMMKQKAGSIINMSSVVGVSGNAGQCNYSASKAGMIGLAKSIAKEVGSRGIRANCIAPGFIITDMTAALTEEVKAEWAKSIPLRRGGTPEDVANVATFLASDLSSYVSGQVIHCCGGMNM; this is encoded by the coding sequence ATGAAATTATTGGAAGGTAAAGTAGCTATCGTTACCGGTGCTGCTCGTGGTATTGGAAAAGCCATTGCATTGAAATTTGCTGCAGAAGGTGCTTCAATCGCATTTACAGACTTAGTAATTGACGAGAATGTTCTGGCAACAGAAAAAGAAATTGCTGCATTGGGTGTTAAAGTAAAGGGATATGCTTCTAATGCTGCGAACTTTGAAGATACACACAATGTGGTTGCTGAAATTGTTAAGGACTTCGGACGTGTGGATGTGCTTGTTAACAATGCCGGTATTACCCGCGACGGATTAATGATGCGAATGACCGAACAACAATGGGATATGGTGATTAACGTAAACCTAAAGTCTGCCTTCAATTTTGTTCATGCCATTACCCCGGTTATGATGAAACAAAAAGCAGGAAGTATTATTAATATGAGCTCTGTTGTTGGTGTTTCAGGAAATGCCGGACAGTGTAACTATTCGGCTTCTAAGGCGGGAATGATTGGTTTGGCCAAGAGTATAGCTAAAGAAGTAGGTTCTCGTGGTATCCGCGCTAATTGTATTGCTCCGGGATTCATCATTACAGATATGACTGCAGCCTTGACTGAAGAAGTAAAAGCAGAATGGGCTAAAAGTATTCCTCTTCGTCGCGGCGGTACGCCCGAGGATGTTGCTAATGTAGCTACGTTCCTGGCTTCCGACTTGTCTTCTTATGTAAGTGGTCAGGTCATCCATTGTTGCGGTGGAATGAATATGTAA
- a CDS encoding ketoacyl-ACP synthase III, with translation MFINATGFYVPEERVDNSYFYKVNGLTSEWIYQRTGILTRSKAKPEENVTTMGMEAVKNALPKLPYDITEVDLIISASYSPYDTVATAGHVAQQAFNIQNAKVLYLSSACSSFINALEVVEGYFAMGKATKALIISADKNSAYSNEHDPKAGHLWGDAAAAFFISKEAVTEKDPKILEIYTEGLGHIGNGPEGVMLRPYDGGISMPHGKDVFIQACTYMPKNATYLLGRNGYTVNDLTYFIGHQANMRIMSNIARQLDIPEEKLLTNIEELGNTGSVSTALVYAQNDANFKTGDLIVLTVFGGGYSAGSCLIKC, from the coding sequence ATGTTTATTAATGCAACTGGGTTTTATGTGCCCGAAGAGAGGGTAGATAATTCATATTTTTACAAGGTTAATGGATTAACAAGTGAGTGGATATATCAGCGTACAGGTATTCTTACGCGCTCAAAGGCAAAACCGGAGGAGAATGTTACAACGATGGGAATGGAGGCTGTTAAAAATGCCTTACCAAAACTACCATACGATATTACAGAAGTCGACTTAATCATTTCGGCCTCTTATTCTCCTTACGACACAGTTGCGACTGCGGGACACGTAGCACAACAGGCGTTCAATATTCAAAATGCAAAAGTATTGTATCTTTCTTCTGCTTGTTCTTCATTTATTAATGCTCTTGAGGTCGTTGAAGGTTACTTTGCCATGGGTAAAGCAACAAAGGCATTGATTATTTCTGCCGATAAGAACTCGGCTTACAGCAATGAGCATGATCCAAAAGCCGGTCACCTGTGGGGTGATGCTGCCGCTGCTTTTTTTATTTCAAAAGAGGCTGTAACAGAAAAAGATCCGAAGATTTTGGAAATATATACCGAAGGATTGGGTCATATTGGAAATGGACCCGAAGGGGTTATGCTTCGTCCTTATGATGGCGGTATATCCATGCCTCACGGTAAGGATGTATTTATTCAGGCATGTACTTATATGCCTAAGAATGCAACTTATTTATTGGGACGAAACGGGTACACGGTTAATGATCTTACGTATTTTATTGGACATCAGGCAAACATGCGTATTATGTCCAATATTGCAAGACAACTCGATATTCCGGAAGAGAAGCTTCTTACCAATATCGAGGAACTTGGAAATACCGGGTCTGTAAGTACAGCATTGGTTTATGCCCAGAACGATGCGAATTTTAAAACAGGAGACTTAATTGTTCTTACTGTTTTTGGTGGAGGATACTCTGCCGGCTCATGTCTGATAAAATGTTAA
- a CDS encoding TetR/AcrR family transcriptional regulator, whose amino-acid sequence MPITVSKTRDMLVDVARQLFARSGVDNTTMNDIAQASRKGRRTLYTYFKSKNEIYMAVVESELSTLYKTLLNVASKDIPADEKMITFIYTRLDAIKALVFRNGTLKATFFRDIWRVEKVRKNFDIRETEIIEGILNEGVSQGIFQMPDTHITAVVLHHAFKGLEVPYIRGLMGDNVSQRLKRKDNVMNLIFNGIKIK is encoded by the coding sequence ATGCCGATTACAGTTTCAAAAACACGTGACATGTTAGTGGATGTGGCCAGACAATTGTTTGCTCGCTCAGGAGTAGACAATACGACAATGAATGATATTGCACAAGCATCTCGCAAAGGAAGACGTACATTATATACGTATTTCAAGAGTAAGAACGAGATTTATATGGCTGTGGTTGAGTCCGAACTGTCTACTCTTTACAAAACATTACTGAATGTTGCAAGTAAAGATATTCCTGCCGACGAGAAAATGATTACGTTTATTTATACTCGTTTGGATGCTATCAAAGCGTTGGTGTTCCGGAACGGAACGCTTAAAGCAACTTTCTTTAGAGATATATGGAGAGTTGAAAAGGTGCGAAAGAACTTCGATATACGGGAAACAGAGATTATCGAAGGAATTCTTAATGAAGGCGTATCCCAGGGAATATTTCAAATGCCCGATACCCATATCACAGCCGTTGTTCTTCATCATGCGTTTAAAGGACTCGAAGTTCCATATATCAGAGGATTAATGGGAGATAACGTATCACAACGCTTGAAACGCAAGGATAATGTGATGAATCTAATTTTTAATGGTATTAAGATAAAGTAA
- the metH gene encoding methionine synthase, which translates to MDKQTFLRLLEERILILDGGMGTMIQGYRLNETDYRGQRFADIPGQVKGNNDMLSVTQPEIIKTIHRQYLDAGADIFSTNTFNANGISMSEYGMQTYVREINIGAAKIAREVADAFMQKHPDKTVFVAGSVGPTNKTASMSPDVSNPAYRAVSYQDLYNVYKEQVEALIEGGVDIILFETTFDTLNAKAGLEAAEVVLKEKQKDLPIMLSLTLAGQGGRTLSGQTLMAFLASVQHTNIVSIGLNCSFGAADMKPYLQELAKFAPCYVSAYPNAGLPNSLGDYDETPETMAGHVKPFIDEQLVNIIGGCCGTTPDHIARYPELVKNAKPRKPAPKPDCLWLSGLELLEVKPENNFVNIGERCNVAGSRKFLRLIKEGNYEEALTIARKQVEDGAQIIDINMDDGMLDGAKEMVTFLNLIAAEPDIAKVPLMIDSSKWEVLEKGLECVQGKSIVNSISLKEGEAEFLAHAARVKQLGAAAVIMAFDEKGQADSFERKKEVCSRAYHLLIDKLDFNPHDIIFDPNVLAIATGMEEHNGYGLDFIQAVEWIKKNLPGARVSGGISNLSFSFRGNNYVREAMHAIFLYHAIGKGMDMGIVNASEAVSYEDIEPKFRLLAEDAILNRRPEAMEELINYVQNLKVEKEGAVEEKHEAWREDSLEDRLVHALVKGIGDHLETDLQEALSFYPKAVDIIDGPLMKGMNIVGDLFGAGKMFLPQVVKTARTMKKAVAILQPAIESEKVAGGASKAGKVVFATVKGDVHDIGKNIVSIVLACNNYEVIDLGVMVPADVIIKKAIEEKPDFVCLSGLITPSLEEMAHVAAEMEKAGLSIPMMVGGATTSRLHTALKIAPHYSHPVIHVLDASQNPIIASKFANKDTREAFVAQLNSDYEDLRQSFAAKKEVLVSLSEARANPVPIDWKSYKPAVPNQQGVQVIPYIPVEEIIPYIHWTFFFSAWKLNGRFSEITKLHGCDSCRASWLAEFPEADRSKAAEAMQLYKDAVRLLDYLVEIKAEFVKATYGFFPANSDGDTVIVNGVKFPMLRQQAKREDGIYKSLADYVMPVSEGRTDYVGAFVVTAGAGADYLQKKFDEEGDTYKAMLLQSLTDRMAEAATEYLHEKVRKEYWGYASDESLSIADLYRVRYQGIRPAIGYPSLPDQLQNFTLDELLDMSQIGVKLTENGAMAPTATVSGLFFIHPTSNYFQIGSIDKEQMEDYAARRGLTEKDIRKMLGRNITL; encoded by the coding sequence ATGGATAAGCAAACTTTTTTACGTCTCCTGGAAGAGCGCATTCTTATCCTCGACGGAGGAATGGGTACGATGATTCAGGGTTACCGACTTAACGAGACCGATTACCGCGGTCAGCGCTTTGCAGATATTCCCGGTCAGGTTAAGGGAAACAACGATATGCTTTCGGTTACTCAACCGGAAATTATTAAGACAATTCACCGTCAGTATCTCGATGCCGGAGCTGATATCTTTTCTACAAATACATTCAATGCAAACGGTATTTCGATGTCGGAGTATGGTATGCAGACGTACGTACGTGAGATAAATATTGGTGCCGCTAAAATAGCCCGTGAAGTAGCGGATGCTTTTATGCAGAAACATCCCGATAAAACAGTTTTTGTAGCGGGATCTGTAGGGCCGACAAATAAAACCGCTTCAATGAGTCCGGATGTTAGTAACCCTGCTTATCGTGCCGTAAGCTACCAGGATTTATATAACGTTTACAAGGAACAGGTAGAAGCGCTTATAGAAGGAGGGGTAGATATCATTCTTTTTGAAACAACATTCGATACCCTGAATGCAAAAGCAGGATTAGAAGCTGCCGAAGTTGTTCTTAAGGAAAAACAAAAAGATTTACCAATAATGTTGTCGCTAACCTTAGCCGGACAAGGAGGGCGTACCCTTTCGGGTCAGACTTTGATGGCTTTTCTGGCATCAGTACAACATACAAATATTGTTAGCATAGGATTGAACTGTTCTTTTGGGGCCGCAGATATGAAGCCTTACCTCCAGGAGCTTGCAAAATTTGCTCCTTGTTATGTAAGTGCCTATCCAAATGCAGGTCTTCCCAATAGTTTAGGCGATTACGATGAAACGCCCGAAACAATGGCTGGTCATGTAAAACCGTTTATAGACGAACAGTTGGTAAATATAATTGGCGGATGCTGTGGTACAACTCCCGACCATATTGCCCGTTATCCCGAATTAGTAAAAAATGCAAAGCCTCGTAAGCCGGCTCCAAAGCCAGATTGTTTGTGGCTGTCGGGGCTTGAGTTGCTGGAGGTAAAGCCAGAGAATAATTTTGTAAATATTGGCGAGCGCTGTAATGTGGCCGGATCACGTAAATTTCTCCGCTTGATTAAAGAGGGCAATTATGAGGAGGCTCTTACCATTGCCCGTAAGCAAGTGGAGGACGGTGCACAGATTATTGATATTAACATGGACGATGGGATGCTTGATGGAGCCAAAGAGATGGTTACTTTCCTGAATCTTATCGCTGCCGAACCTGATATTGCCAAAGTCCCTTTGATGATAGATTCATCTAAATGGGAAGTTTTGGAAAAGGGATTAGAATGTGTTCAAGGGAAAAGTATCGTTAACTCTATTAGTCTCAAAGAGGGTGAAGCCGAGTTTTTGGCTCATGCCGCCCGTGTAAAACAATTGGGCGCAGCAGCTGTTATAATGGCCTTCGATGAAAAGGGGCAAGCCGATTCTTTTGAACGAAAGAAAGAGGTGTGCAGCCGTGCTTATCATCTTTTGATCGATAAACTCGATTTTAATCCGCATGATATAATCTTTGATCCCAATGTGCTTGCCATTGCAACCGGTATGGAAGAACATAACGGATATGGACTCGACTTTATTCAGGCTGTGGAATGGATAAAGAAGAATCTCCCGGGAGCTAGAGTGAGCGGGGGGATAAGTAATTTGTCTTTCTCTTTCAGAGGAAATAATTATGTACGCGAAGCGATGCATGCTATCTTCCTGTATCATGCCATTGGAAAAGGTATGGATATGGGCATTGTGAATGCTTCGGAAGCTGTTAGCTATGAAGATATAGAACCCAAATTCCGTTTGTTGGCTGAAGATGCCATTCTTAATCGCCGTCCTGAAGCAATGGAAGAGCTTATCAATTATGTGCAGAACCTTAAAGTTGAAAAAGAAGGCGCTGTTGAAGAAAAGCACGAAGCCTGGCGGGAAGATTCACTCGAAGATCGATTAGTTCATGCGTTGGTCAAGGGAATTGGAGACCATTTGGAAACTGATTTGCAGGAAGCGTTGAGCTTCTATCCTAAAGCCGTTGATATTATTGACGGACCTTTGATGAAAGGAATGAATATTGTAGGCGATTTATTCGGTGCCGGAAAAATGTTTCTTCCTCAGGTGGTAAAAACAGCCCGTACTATGAAAAAAGCTGTTGCCATACTACAACCGGCTATCGAGTCCGAAAAAGTGGCAGGAGGTGCTTCTAAGGCTGGTAAGGTTGTATTTGCAACCGTAAAGGGAGACGTTCACGACATTGGAAAGAATATCGTTTCCATTGTATTGGCTTGTAATAATTATGAAGTAATAGATTTGGGCGTAATGGTTCCTGCTGATGTAATCATAAAGAAGGCTATCGAGGAAAAGCCAGACTTTGTTTGTCTTAGCGGCCTTATCACTCCTTCGTTGGAAGAGATGGCACATGTGGCTGCAGAGATGGAGAAAGCAGGACTTTCCATTCCAATGATGGTTGGAGGTGCTACAACTTCCAGGTTACATACGGCTCTGAAGATTGCGCCACACTATAGTCATCCGGTTATTCACGTGTTAGATGCTTCTCAGAATCCTATCATAGCTTCCAAATTTGCCAACAAAGATACACGTGAAGCTTTTGTTGCTCAATTAAACAGCGACTATGAGGACTTGCGACAATCTTTTGCTGCAAAGAAAGAGGTGTTGGTTTCTTTGTCGGAAGCGCGGGCTAATCCTGTGCCAATCGACTGGAAAAGCTACAAACCTGCTGTTCCAAATCAGCAAGGTGTTCAGGTAATTCCTTATATTCCTGTCGAAGAAATTATCCCTTATATTCACTGGACATTCTTTTTTAGCGCGTGGAAGTTGAATGGCCGTTTTTCTGAGATTACAAAACTGCATGGATGCGATTCATGTCGGGCATCTTGGTTGGCGGAATTTCCTGAAGCCGACAGATCCAAAGCGGCGGAAGCAATGCAGTTGTATAAGGATGCTGTACGTTTACTGGACTATCTGGTTGAAATAAAAGCTGAGTTTGTAAAGGCAACCTACGGATTTTTCCCGGCAAACAGCGATGGCGATACGGTTATTGTTAATGGCGTTAAATTCCCGATGCTTCGTCAGCAGGCCAAGAGAGAGGACGGGATTTATAAGTCGCTTGCCGATTACGTAATGCCTGTTTCTGAAGGACGAACCGACTATGTAGGTGCTTTTGTAGTTACGGCAGGTGCTGGAGCCGATTACTTGCAGAAAAAGTTTGATGAAGAAGGCGATACGTATAAGGCTATGCTTTTACAATCTCTTACAGACCGTATGGCAGAGGCTGCAACCGAATACCTGCACGAGAAGGTGCGAAAAGAATATTGGGGGTATGCGTCAGATGAATCATTAAGTATAGCCGACCTTTACAGAGTAAGGTATCAGGGTATCCGTCCGGCAATTGGTTACCCATCGTTACCCGACCAACTTCAGAATTTTACCCTCGACGAGTTGCTTGATATGTCTCAAATAGGAGTGAAGCTTACCGAAAACGGAGCCATGGCACCTACTGCTACAGTAAGTGGACTCTTTTTTATCCATCCTACATCGAATTATTTCCAGATAGGGAGTATTGACAAAGAGCAGATGGAGGATTACGCTGCTCGCAGAGGTTTAACTGAAAAGGATATTCGTAAGATGTTGGGACGAAATATTACGCTATAA
- a CDS encoding nucleoside recognition domain-containing protein, producing MDRSAERVWHCVKDALPKSVRTCIWLLKIILPISLLVRLLDYSGWLAEISGFLSPLFSLVGLPGETAIIFLTSAFGPLYAPIALITSMSLGLREATILAIMCLISHNLIVESSIQAKTGSSFWGMTVLRVVMSFVIAFVLNLVMPDWADKTVGASLSAVQNANIIDVLVLWITSSMKVIVSILLIVTGLMVLHNLLNEFKLMQKLSNIFTPLMKLFGLPENAAFLWLVGNVVGLAYGGAIMVEQMELKKLSLKEGHLLNHHLAISHSLLEDTIIFVAIGIPAIWILGTRLLFAILVVWMRRLYNIIYTRNVIKRPVNG from the coding sequence ATGGATAGAAGCGCCGAAAGAGTATGGCACTGTGTTAAGGATGCATTGCCTAAGTCTGTCAGAACTTGCATCTGGCTTTTAAAAATTATTTTACCTATTTCTTTATTGGTCAGATTGCTTGATTATTCAGGCTGGCTTGCAGAAATATCAGGTTTTTTGTCACCGCTTTTTTCTCTTGTAGGGCTACCCGGCGAAACTGCTATCATTTTTCTTACAAGTGCATTTGGTCCGCTATATGCTCCAATAGCATTAATCACTTCTATGTCGTTAGGATTGCGTGAAGCAACTATTCTTGCGATAATGTGTCTGATTTCTCATAATCTTATCGTTGAATCGTCCATACAGGCAAAAACAGGTTCTTCTTTCTGGGGAATGACAGTTCTTCGGGTGGTTATGAGTTTTGTAATTGCTTTTGTGCTCAACCTTGTGATGCCTGATTGGGCTGATAAGACAGTCGGAGCAAGTCTTAGTGCTGTGCAAAATGCAAATATTATAGATGTTCTGGTGCTGTGGATAACAAGTTCCATGAAGGTTATTGTTTCTATCCTGCTGATTGTGACTGGTCTGATGGTTTTGCATAATTTGTTGAATGAATTTAAGTTGATGCAAAAGCTTTCAAATATATTTACACCACTTATGAAGCTTTTCGGGCTTCCTGAAAATGCCGCATTCCTCTGGTTGGTTGGAAACGTGGTTGGACTAGCTTATGGCGGAGCGATAATGGTGGAGCAAATGGAATTGAAAAAGCTTTCATTAAAGGAGGGGCACTTGTTGAATCATCATCTGGCAATATCACACTCGTTGCTCGAGGATACGATAATTTTCGTTGCTATCGGCATACCAGCTATCTGGATTTTAGGAACGAGGTTGCTATTTGCCATTCTTGTTGTATGGATGAGACGTTTATACAACATTATTTATACTCGTAATGTTATTAAGAGACCTGTGAACGGGTAA
- the smpB gene encoding SsrA-binding protein SmpB, which yields MKEKISNNIQIKNKRATFDFELLDTYTAGIVLTGTEIKSIRLGKASLVDTFCILEKGELWVKNMYIAEYFYGTYNNHIARRDRKLLLNRKELRKIEGASKTTGFTIVPIRLFLNEKGLAKVVIAIAKGKKEYDKRHSIKEKEDKREMDRAFKR from the coding sequence ATGAAAGAAAAAATAAGTAATAACATCCAGATAAAAAACAAGCGGGCAACTTTCGATTTTGAGTTGCTTGATACGTATACGGCAGGTATTGTACTTACCGGAACCGAGATAAAATCGATTCGGTTAGGAAAAGCAAGTCTTGTGGATACCTTTTGTATCCTAGAAAAAGGGGAGTTATGGGTGAAAAACATGTATATCGCCGAATATTTTTATGGAACTTATAACAACCATATTGCCCGCAGGGACAGAAAGTTGTTGCTAAACCGTAAGGAATTACGTAAGATAGAGGGAGCTTCAAAGACTACTGGTTTTACCATTGTACCGATCAGACTGTTTCTTAATGAAAAAGGGTTGGCAAAAGTTGTTATAGCCATTGCAAAAGGTAAAAAAGAGTACGATAAACGTCACTCTATAAAAGAGAAGGAAGACAAGCGCGAGATGGACCGTGCATTTAAAAGATAA
- a CDS encoding YIP1 family protein, with product MYKEIIKLVILIVSQPAKAWEMLSLKENKEEDFLSRFIYPLIGLVTLSAFLGVLFTRKEFDVELALKSSIKTLVSYFGGFYLAAYVLNELWLSMFKRIKDMKQWQRFVGYSSSLVYALSIILMLLPEFFFLRIFILYTVYIVWEGSGPYMEVDEPVRLKFVGVVSAVIILAPIVIDFVLSMLMPGLRFE from the coding sequence ATGTATAAGGAGATAATAAAATTAGTAATACTAATTGTTTCTCAGCCTGCAAAGGCGTGGGAAATGCTTTCCCTAAAAGAGAACAAAGAGGAAGACTTCCTATCTCGGTTTATTTATCCACTGATTGGATTAGTAACATTGTCCGCTTTTTTAGGAGTGTTGTTTACAAGAAAAGAATTTGATGTTGAGCTTGCTTTAAAATCATCGATCAAGACATTGGTGTCATATTTTGGAGGATTTTATCTTGCAGCGTATGTGTTAAATGAACTATGGTTGAGTATGTTCAAGAGAATAAAAGATATGAAACAATGGCAACGTTTTGTAGGCTATTCATCGTCTCTTGTGTATGCTCTGTCTATAATTTTAATGTTGTTGCCTGAATTCTTTTTTCTAAGGATATTTATTCTTTATACAGTATATATCGTTTGGGAGGGGTCCGGACCTTATATGGAGGTTGATGAACCTGTTAGATTAAAATTCGTTGGAGTCGTATCGGCGGTTATTATCCTTGCACCAATAGTTATTGATTTTGTTCTTTCGATGTTAATGCCGGGTTTACGTTTTGAATAA